The genome window TGTCTTTCATCTCCAAGAGCCGTTGCCTCAATGTCTCTTCATCTACCGGTATTTTGTTGAGGAATATCTTGTCGTCGGCATTTACGGTGATCTCAACAGGCTCTCTTTTTTGTGGCAGCGGTTTTGCGCTGACGGCAGGGAGCTTGACATCCAGACCTTTGGTCATCATGGGCGCCGTCACCATGAATATGATGAGCAGTACCAGCATTACATCCACAAGTGGGGTCACATTTATATCCGCCAGGTAGTGGCGTTTGCCTTTCTGAGGCACAGCGCCCATGCCCATTTTAATTGCCCTCCCTGCCGTTTTTCCCGGGCAGCAGTTTTCTTTCGACCATATTTATAAAGTCACTCGAGAAGCCCTGAAGAACCCCCTCTATCCTGGCAAGTGAGCTCATAAAGGTATTGAATGCAATTACGGCTGGGATCGCAGCTGAAAGTCCGACCGCAGTGGCGATCAGCGCCTCTGATATGCCTGGCGCCACAGTAGCGAGGCTTGCCGAACCATGGAGTCCTATGTTGTGAAAGCTCCGCATGATGCCCCAAACAGTGCCGAAGAGCCCTATAAACGGGGCTGAGTTGCCGATCGTCGCCAAGAACGGGATGCCGTTTTCAAGCATTGCAATCTCTTCCTGGATACCCTTGTTCAGGCTCCTTTCGAGTGATTCTATCCATACCCTTGGGCCGGGTGCCATGTTCTTGTCCTTGACACTCTCCTGCAGGCGGCGCAGTTCATTATATCCGGCAAGGAACACCCCGGCCATAGGGGCCTCATCCATCCTTTTTGCATGACTGTAAAGTTGTACAAGGTTCTGTGTGTCCCAGAAGAGCTCTTCAAATTCCTCGTTAAGTCGTCTTGCCTGCCGGAATCTCTTTGATTTCACGATTATGATGGTCCAGCTCAGGATTGAGAAGAAGATGAGCAGCAGCAGGACCATCTGCACCACTGGCCCTGCCTCCAATATCAAAGATAATATATTGTCGTTTCCGTTAAGTGGCATTGTATCTCACCAGCCTTAAAGTTCTATGAACAGCGAACCGATTTCTTGTCTGAAGATGTCCTTTTCATGGGTAGCTTTTGTCAGGAGCTCTACCGCTTTCAAGCCGTCTTCGCCTACATCTACTGTATAATGATTTACATACAATTTTATGTGGTTGACCATAACCTCCGGCGACATCTCCTGTGCATGACGCCTGACAAAGTCAAGGATTTCACCCTTGAGGCCACTATTCATTGCATACAAAACACTAAATTTTAAGGCATTATTCAGCGTTTGCAATAGATTTCGACCTAGACGGCGTTTTGCCGCTATACCTCCAAGCGGGATTGGAAGCCCGGTCAGTTCCTCCCACCATGCTCCAAGATCCCGTATCAGCGCAAGGCCGTATTTATGATAGACAAACCTCGTTTCGTGTATGATTACACCTGCATCGGCGTCCCCATCGGCTACGGCCTGAGCGATCTTTGCAAAATTCATGGGTATAAGATTTGTCGCCCCGGGACAATAGAGTCTGAGCAGCAAGGCAGCGGTAGTGTGGACCCCAGGTATGGCTATCCTTGCAGATTCGAGGTCTTTTGGGGTCATATCCTTTTCCCTTCCGAGGATAAGCGGGCCGCAACCCCTTCCGAGTGCGCTTCCCGATCTCAAGAGGACATAGTCATCAGCTATGCGGTCTAGCACGCCGTATGAGATCTTGCTTACATCCAGATTGCGCTTTATGACTTCTTTATTCAGTTCCTCGATGTCGGAGATGCAGTAGTTTATTTCCAGCGAAAACTGGACCTTTTTGTGGAGGAGTGCGTAAAATATGCCCGTATCGTTCGGGCAAGATGAAAGGCCGAGGGAGATTGTCCTGCTCGGATTGACTGTGTCCATATCTGCTGTCAAGATTCTTTTCGATGTTGCCTCATCATGCAGGCCTAATCAATCACCGGGCGAGAGAATTTTCAAGTAGTTTAGTATAGAAACGAGTACGGTGGCGGTTTTTTTGAGTGCGCCTTCAGTCGTCCATCTAGCTTTATCAGGATCCCCGGCGTAATTACTTATGCCGCGGAGCTCAATGAGCGGCGCATAATAGAGGCTACATACCTGGGCCGCTGCAGCCCCTTCCATGTTTTCCACTGCTGCCTTGAAGCGGTGTTTCAGTCTGGCAGCCCTCTCGAAGTCGGCGCTTGCACATGATACAGTTACCATTGGTATGGCTTTTATCCCAATGCCGTCGAGGATTTTAAAAAAATCGGGTTTTAAAAAGCGCGTCCATCTGTCTTTGAGTGGGAACATCATGGGGATCCTTTCATTGCCGATTTCGATGGGTTCGACCCCCTTTGGAGTACACCGGCCGAGGTCTCCGTAAATCTCTGACTCTGCAAGGCACACATCTTCCAACCCGACCCCGGTGTCTTTGTAGCAGCCCCCGATCCCGACCAGGATCACGATCTCAGGCCTTTGCCTCTCCATTATCATTGTGAGGGTCATGGCGGTCGCCCCTGGGCCTATGCCTGACACGATATGGGGGAGGCGGTTTCTTTCCACGACTTTTGAGAATTCAACGACGCTGGAAAGGGCATAGAGTTCGAGTCTTGTCGGTGTGATGAGTAAGGTCTTTTTCAGGTCCATTTGTATCTCTGTCGGAAGACAAGACCTATGCCAAGTATCAAGCCGCTCAACAGGACTATCGAACCCGATGCGGGCCAGTCGAGGCAAAAGGCCAGGATCAGGCCCACGAATATGGAGACAACGGCAAAGATCACGGCCATGAATACAGCCTGTCTGAAACTTGCGGCCATGGTAAGCCCTGCTGCCGCCGGTATAATCATCAGGGCCGCTACAAGGAGGAGCCCTACAACCTTCATGCCGGTCACCACTGTTACAGCCGTCAGGATGGCGATGAGCATGTCGAGTACGCCTACATTGATGCCAGCCGTCTTTGCTGTCTGGTTGTCGAATGTGGCATATACCAGCTCGTTATAAAATAATGCGAGGGTTGCAAGCGTTACCAGGGCAAGTCCTCCCGCCATCCAGACCTCGACCTGGCTGATCGCAAGGATGCTCCCGAAGAGATAGGAAAACAGCTCCGCATTAAAGTCGCCTGCTATGGATGCCAGCATGACCCCGAGCGCCATTCCAAGGCTGCTGACTATCCCTATGCCGGTATCCCCGCCAAGGCCTGATTTGTCCTTGATGGCGTTGATCCAGAGGCCTGCGAGGAGTGTAAAGACAAGGGCGACCGGTAAGGGTGCCAGATTGAACATGAGCCCTATGGCCACCCCGCCGAATGTCACATGGGAGAGCCCATGGCCTATCATGGCCTCTCTTCTAAGTACTAGAAATATCCCCAGTATGGCACAGCTTGCGCCTACAAGCGTGCCTGCCAGAAAGGCCCTTTTCATAAAATCAAAGGAGAAGATATAGAGGATTTCCATGTCGAATGGTCAGGAGGCGGCAGGTCTGATTTCTGCGCCTTTATTAGACCGTCCAGCGGGCTGTAAGGCCCCAGGTCTTTTGAGGGGAAACAGCACCTTAACCGTGGTGCCAAGGGACGGCCTGCTTGAGACGCTTATCATGCCGTTGTGGCCCTTTACTATCCCGAGCACTGCAGCCATGCCGAGACCACGTCCTGTGAATTTGGTTGTAAAGAACGGGTCGAATAT of Dissulfurimicrobium hydrothermale contains these proteins:
- a CDS encoding metal ABC transporter permease, translating into MEILYIFSFDFMKRAFLAGTLVGASCAILGIFLVLRREAMIGHGLSHVTFGGVAIGLMFNLAPLPVALVFTLLAGLWINAIKDKSGLGGDTGIGIVSSLGMALGVMLASIAGDFNAELFSYLFGSILAISQVEVWMAGGLALVTLATLALFYNELVYATFDNQTAKTAGINVGVLDMLIAILTAVTVVTGMKVVGLLLVAALMIIPAAAGLTMAASFRQAVFMAVIFAVVSIFVGLILAFCLDWPASGSIVLLSGLILGIGLVFRQRYKWT
- the tolR gene encoding protein TolR; the protein is MGMGAVPQKGKRHYLADINVTPLVDVMLVLLIIFMVTAPMMTKGLDVKLPAVSAKPLPQKREPVEITVNADDKIFLNKIPVDEETLRQRLLEMKDSGSAEQVLLRADRAVAYGVVAGVMATIREAGIEDLGLVTEPIDSAGAKGNKAKYDKKVNKPNK
- the tolQ gene encoding protein TolQ, producing the protein MPLNGNDNILSLILEAGPVVQMVLLLLIFFSILSWTIIIVKSKRFRQARRLNEEFEELFWDTQNLVQLYSHAKRMDEAPMAGVFLAGYNELRRLQESVKDKNMAPGPRVWIESLERSLNKGIQEEIAMLENGIPFLATIGNSAPFIGLFGTVWGIMRSFHNIGLHGSASLATVAPGISEALIATAVGLSAAIPAVIAFNTFMSSLARIEGVLQGFSSDFINMVERKLLPGKNGREGN
- the mqnB gene encoding futalosine hydrolase, whose translation is MDLKKTLLITPTRLELYALSSVVEFSKVVERNRLPHIVSGIGPGATAMTLTMIMERQRPEIVILVGIGGCYKDTGVGLEDVCLAESEIYGDLGRCTPKGVEPIEIGNERIPMMFPLKDRWTRFLKPDFFKILDGIGIKAIPMVTVSCASADFERAARLKHRFKAAVENMEGAAAAQVCSLYYAPLIELRGISNYAGDPDKARWTTEGALKKTATVLVSILNYLKILSPGD
- a CDS encoding 1,4-dihydroxy-6-naphthoate synthase, with translation MDTVNPSRTISLGLSSCPNDTGIFYALLHKKVQFSLEINYCISDIEELNKEVIKRNLDVSKISYGVLDRIADDYVLLRSGSALGRGCGPLILGREKDMTPKDLESARIAIPGVHTTAALLLRLYCPGATNLIPMNFAKIAQAVADGDADAGVIIHETRFVYHKYGLALIRDLGAWWEELTGLPIPLGGIAAKRRLGRNLLQTLNNALKFSVLYAMNSGLKGEILDFVRRHAQEMSPEVMVNHIKLYVNHYTVDVGEDGLKAVELLTKATHEKDIFRQEIGSLFIEL